The following coding sequences are from one Lycium ferocissimum isolate CSIRO_LF1 chromosome 3, AGI_CSIRO_Lferr_CH_V1, whole genome shotgun sequence window:
- the LOC132048923 gene encoding protein FAR1-RELATED SEQUENCE 5-like, whose protein sequence is MSENSLMNEHSEFNGSVGSHNGGEDTHVDGQAEDTSAYSGESEEVYSDEQILAGPMTVMFFKSVESVFRFYKRHAKMRGFCVLKRTLSKNYALFVCDNSRKLTNQKHTKRIGCEARVNAAMKRDGSWMVIKVCRDHNHKLDSSLSWQMVGHRYINKSVKRMLEANDRAGLRPCKSVRLLEVQSGGPENMGCTLKDCRNYIEQQGRLQMLGDKG, encoded by the exons ATGTCGGAAAACAGCTTGATGAATGAACATAGTGAGTTCAATGGTTCAGTTGGCAGTCACAATGGCGGGGAAGATACACACGTGGATGGACAAGCTGAAGACACTTCTGCTTATAGTGGAGAATCGGAGGAAGTGTACTCTGATGAGCAAATATTAGCAGGTCCAATGACAGTTATGTTTTTCAAATCTGTTGAATCGGTGTTTCGGTTCTATAAAAGGCATGCGAAAATGAGAGGATTTTGTGTGTTGAAAAGAACACTTTCTAAGAATTATGCTCTTTTTGTTTGTGACAACTCTAGAaaactaactaatcaaaaacACACTAAGAGGATTGGATGCGAGGCAAGAGTTAATGCCGCTATGAAGCGAGATGGTTCATGGATGGTCATTAAGGTGTGCAGAGACCATAATCATAAATTGGACTCTAGCCTGTCATGGCAGATGGTTGGACACAGATATATTAATAAATCTGTGAAGAGGATGCTTGAAGCTAATGACAGAGCTGGCTTAAGACCTTGCAAGAGCGTGAGACTTTTAGAGGTTCAATCTGGTGGGCCAGAAAATATGGGTTGTACCCTAAAAGACTGTAGAAATTATATTGAACAACAAGGGAGGTTGCAAATGCTAGGAG ACAAAGGATAG